A section of the Buchnera aphidicola (Mindarus japonicus) genome encodes:
- the sirB1 gene encoding invasion regulator SirB1: MKIFSNIDFSKQSIFESMLVAFKLIRKNFPTEEVKKELKFRLEEVKFLIRDEKNEINKLKKMLKIFYSKWGFGGAKKKYKLSDVLWIDKVLKTRQGTAVSLGIILLYMAKELSLSLTPIIFPTQLILKSDLKNKKSWLINPFNGETLNEHILEVWLKGNISPTATLYKNDLNQAKSLTVIRKVLNTLKAALMEEKKMELALNVSNLLIQLNPNDPYEIRDRGLIYAQLECGKVALSDLTYFIEHCPEDPISEIIKVKIHSIEQKRTTFH; encoded by the coding sequence ATGAAAATTTTTTCTAATATTGATTTTTCTAAACAATCCATTTTTGAATCTATGTTAGTAGCTTTTAAGCTGATAAGAAAAAACTTTCCTACTGAAGAAGTAAAAAAAGAGTTAAAATTCCGATTAGAAGAAGTAAAATTCTTAATTAGAGATGAAAAAAATGAAATTAATAAACTAAAAAAAATGTTGAAGATATTTTATTCAAAATGGGGATTTGGAGGGGCAAAAAAAAAATATAAGTTATCTGATGTTTTATGGATTGATAAAGTTTTAAAGACACGTCAAGGAACAGCTGTTTCATTGGGAATAATCTTACTTTATATGGCAAAAGAATTGAGTTTATCGTTAACTCCTATAATTTTTCCAACTCAGCTTATTTTAAAATCTGATTTAAAAAATAAAAAATCATGGTTAATTAACCCTTTTAATGGAGAAACTTTAAATGAACATATATTAGAAGTTTGGTTAAAAGGAAATATTAGTCCTACAGCTACATTGTATAAAAATGATTTAAATCAAGCAAAGTCGTTAACAGTTATTAGAAAAGTGTTAAATACTTTAAAAGCAGCATTAATGGAAGAAAAAAAAATGGAATTAGCTTTAAATGTAAGTAATTTGTTAATTCAATTAAATCCAAATGATCCCTATGAAATTAGAGATAGAGGATTAATTTACGCTCAACTTGAATGTGGAAAAGTAGCACTAAGTGATTTAACATATTTTATTGAGCATTGTCCCGAAGATCCAATTAGTGAAATTATAAAAGTTAAGATACATTCTATAGAGCAAAAAAGAACAACTTTTCATTAA
- a CDS encoding acetate/propionate family kinase — protein sequence MSKKLVFVINSGSSSLKFSLIDSKSYKRFLTGIVECLYLINTNISWKTKNISIKNFFLKSYSTHENALEFIINNIIKKKIDIFNDIISVGHRVVHGGKKIKSSVIINESIMDIIKKASCFAPLHNSVNLLGIKLLIKILPFLRKKNVAVFDTSFYQRLPEKAYLYGIPYIFYKKYGIRRYGAHGISHSYIMKKTAEIICKDIMSINIISCHLGNGASVSVIKNGICIDTSMGLTPLEGLVMGTRSGDIDPSFIFYLYENMNMEIKEIKNLLTKKSGILGLSEETSDFRFSEKKYFSNKKAKRAVDIFSYKLVKYISSYFFLIAKEIDALVFTGGIGQNSVLVRKLTVSQLSSLGFELSEKFNNENGFKNNFCISSKKSIPILVVSTDEEIEIAKETIRLIN from the coding sequence ATGTCTAAGAAATTAGTATTTGTTATTAATTCTGGAAGTTCTTCATTGAAGTTTTCATTAATCGATTCTAAAAGTTACAAAAGATTTTTAACAGGAATTGTAGAATGTTTGTATTTAATAAATACAAACATTTCTTGGAAAACAAAAAATATTTCTATTAAAAATTTTTTTTTGAAATCGTATTCTACTCATGAAAACGCTCTTGAATTTATTATTAATAATATTATTAAAAAAAAAATAGACATTTTTAACGATATAATTTCCGTAGGTCATAGAGTAGTGCATGGTGGAAAAAAAATAAAATCTTCAGTGATAATAAATGAATCAATAATGGATATTATAAAAAAAGCATCTTGTTTTGCTCCTTTGCATAATTCTGTTAATTTATTAGGAATAAAATTACTTATAAAAATTTTACCATTTCTTAGAAAAAAAAATGTAGCAGTATTTGATACTTCTTTTTATCAAAGGCTACCGGAAAAAGCATATTTATATGGAATTCCATATATTTTTTATAAAAAATATGGAATTCGAAGATATGGAGCACATGGAATTAGTCATTCATATATAATGAAAAAAACAGCTGAAATAATATGTAAAGATATAATGTCTATTAATATTATTTCTTGTCATTTAGGAAATGGTGCCTCTGTATCAGTTATAAAGAATGGAATTTGTATTGATACTTCTATGGGTTTAACTCCTTTAGAAGGTTTGGTTATGGGTACACGTAGTGGAGATATAGATCCATCGTTTATTTTTTATTTGTATGAAAATATGAACATGGAAATAAAAGAAATTAAAAATTTATTAACTAAAAAATCAGGTATTTTAGGTTTAAGTGAAGAAACTAGTGATTTTAGATTTTCTGAAAAAAAATATTTTTCTAATAAAAAAGCAAAGCGTGCAGTGGATATTTTTTCTTATAAATTAGTGAAATATATTTCATCTTATTTTTTTTTAATAGCAAAAGAAATAGATGCTTTAGTTTTTACAGGTGGAATTGGACAAAATTCTGTTTTAGTAAGAAAACTAACAGTTTCTCAATTATCCAGTTTAGGATTTGAATTAAGTGAAAAATTTAATAATGAAAATGGTTTTAAAAATAATTTTTGTATTAGTTCAAAAAAAAGTATTCCTATCTTAGTCGTTTCAACAGATGAGGAAATAGAAATTGCCAAAGAAACAATTCGTTTAATTAATTAA